One segment of Labrus mixtus chromosome 10, fLabMix1.1, whole genome shotgun sequence DNA contains the following:
- the spon2a gene encoding spondin-2a: protein MMSSEHLTCSWLQQLLVVLLKLCITFAGPLRPLNGTECTAKGPASYILVFTGHWSPQSFPKQYPLFRPPAQWSKLIAVSHNRHFRLWEEGAPASAGVQNFSELGVTVELMKAAKEARKRRVVGAMYRTAGIPNGIGHSSTELLIQPRNSVLSLMVKMIPSPDWFVGVDSLNLCEGSHWKQEVSVDLHPYDAGTDSGFTFSSPNFPTSPPENITKITSQMPNHPANSFYYPRLKELPPIASVRITQQSRSPDRQTPMSNHILPNSISPQRFSVTPLDCEVSLWSSWGLCLGPCSRGGVRHRTRYILLRPANAGVPCPELEEQAECVPHSCMKLQ, encoded by the exons atgatgtcatcagagcaCCTGACCTGCAGTTGGCTGCAGCAGCTACTCGTTGTACTCCTGAAGCTTTGCATAACTTTTGCTGGGCCTCTGCGACCGCTCAATGGGACAGAATGCACAGCCAAGGGTCCTGCTTCCTACATCCTGGTCTTTACGGGTCACTGGAGCCCACAGTCCTTTCCCAAGCAGTATCCACTCTTCCGGCCCCCTGCACAGTGGTCCAAACTCATAG CGGTTAGCCACAATCGCCATTTTCGACTGTGGGAGGAGGGTGCTCCAGCCAGTGCAGGGGTGCAGAACTTCTCTGAACTCGGGGTGACGGTAGAGCTCATGAAGGCAGCCAAGGAGGCCAGGAAGAGACGTGTGGTTGGAGCCATGTACAGAACGGCCGGCATCCCAAACGGCATCGGGCACAGCTCCACGGAGTTGCTCATACAGCCGCGGAACTCAGTG CTGTCCCTTATGGTGAAAATGATCCCCAGCCCCGACTGGTTTGTCGGTGTGGACAGTTTAAACCTTTGCGAGGGCAGCCactggaaacaggaagtgagcgtTGACCTTCACCCTTATGATGCAGGAACTGATAGTGGATTCACTTTCTCTTCTCCAAACTTTCCAACGAGTCCTccagaaaacatcacaaag ATCACGTCTCAGATGCCGAACCATCCAGCCAACTCCTTCTACTATCCACGCTTAAAGGAGCTTCCACCTATTGCCAGCGTTAGGATCACTCAACAGAGCAGATCACCTGACCGGCAAACCCCAATGTCCAATCATATTTTACCAAACTCTATTAGTCCACAGCGCTTCTCAG TGACACCTCTGGACTGCGAAGTGTCTCTCTGGTCATCCTGGGGTTTATGTCTGGGTCCTTGCTCCAGAGGTGGTGTTCGCCACCGTACACGTTACATCCTCTTGCGGCCGGCCAATGCTGGTGTCCCCTGCCCTGAGCTGGAGGAACAGGCTGAATGTGTACCACACAGTTGTATGAAACTTCAGTAA